Below is a genomic region from Medicago truncatula cultivar Jemalong A17 chromosome 3, MtrunA17r5.0-ANR, whole genome shotgun sequence.
ATGGATCTACCGAAGCTCTTCCGCATTGAACTTGGTCCAAGCTTCCTGTTTCAAGATCAGAAGAATAAACATATGTAAGAGAAGCACCcagttattatatttcaataccAGAGGATTATATGTTAAGGTTAACAGTGGTGATTAGTGTAATCTAGCAAGCAGTACAATAGAATTATGTATATTACAATACATAGGTGCCGTGTGGCAGAATTGTGACATTTAATAGAACGGATATAAAAAAGGGTATGGATTTTAGTTATAAGCAAAGCAACTCTACAAAATTATTTGACATGGTACCTTAAGGATGTCAAAAACCTTCTCTGCGGTATATTTCTGTTCAAGACTAGCACCTTTCTGTTGGACTTTATCTGGGTGAATACATAATGTCGCTTTCCTATACACTTTTTTTACCGAAGCTGAAGTGATCATATCCGTCAGAGACACTGGTTGCCACCCATAATCTGGCGAAAGAACCTGCATATTAATTCAAAGATAAGAAGCATTGTATAAAACAAATGTTtcaggataaattattatttatcaaagGAAATAAAGGACCAGTAAAAAGGTACACCATCTTCCTCTTAAATGAGATATTAGTAATGACTGAAAGTTTTATCAAGGAAAAAGCATCCAGTTAACCATAAATAAATTGCACAGACGCACAATCAATGCTACGTTTGTTttcaaatagttatttataaatctagcccccccccccccccaacaAAAGAAATGTATGGTTGGAATTGACGGGCATGGATAAAACTTTATGTAGATTTCAGTCAACAAATCAATCAACATTATATTCTACCAAGTTCTTTCACACAATTGCATACAAATTAAACACAAATACGAGTAACAACTAACCCAGCACATTATTGAAAATAAAGTTTCTTCTAAATAATTCCATTTATATATGGTATATTATTCCTTCATTTTTCCATTTCTTTAATGTTTTATactgaatttaatttaatccttGTGCCCAAGCATTAAAAGTTAGAGCTATTCCGAACCTAGGTTTCAAATGCCTATCTGGCACATAGATAGCCAAACAACCTGATGTTTCCATTTCCTTTTCAATGAAACCTTATAACAATATGATAGTAAGAATCCTAATCAAACGACAGTTTCAAATCGGTCAATTCAAGAGCCTAAATTGAAATTAAGcattaacaattaacaacaaTAATGGCAAGAAACCTTACATTTTGCAATGATGACAGCAAGGCCCGCATATTTCCCTCTTTCCCTGCAGCCCACCTCTTTATCTGAACATCCACAGTATCGGCTATTCGCTgccaaattaaaatcaaacaccACACTAAGAAAATTTGACAAatataaagagagagaaagaaaaaaaaaactggggAGAATTATAGCAGGATTATCCTTAGAAATAAATCACAATCCAAACAAAAACTTACTCGTCTCTCTTCTTGCTCCAGCTTAGATTGAAGGTCCCGCTGGTTCATATCAGCCACTGCTTTCAACTGAAAACGTGACAGTCAAAAGAACAAAATTGTCCCATGAGAAATCATGTCAATATAAATCTGTAATGCCAGTGTCGAGAATAaactatttaaatataatatgtgCTTTTGGGTTCAAGATTAAAGATGAATTTCCAAAAATATCTTAAGCCAAGTCTTTGTATAGATCATTAATTAAGCTTAAAATTTGTCAATCAAAtcttttagaaaattaaatatcacaaaaaatgttgagtaataaaaatatgacattcAATTTGCAATGATGAGCCCATCCCTCATTAATAAACATTCAGAAAAACGagcaagaaaaaataatacacaccgCTCTCTCTTGTGTTCTCTGATGACGTCCCAATCTcgcttttcttctttcttcagtTTCACCTTCCACTTCCTCGAATTCAGATGACTGGGAAGCTTttgcaacaaaaagaaaacaaaatgatagGTTGACAATAAAATAACTTCACCGtgatagaaataaataaatttaaacaactTACCGCCAAAAATCAATGACAAGTCGTCAAAAGATGACGTGAAAGAAGGTTTCTTCGGATTGGCTGGGGATCCTGATGGTCCTCTTTGTGACCCTTCATGTTTTACTTTACTGTTTACTTGGCGATCAAACATGGGATCCTATGAAATGCAtcagaaaaaaaatactgaATATAGTCTTTCGGTGTAGCAATAGCGTTTGATATCATCATATGGagaatgctaacaagtgcccttatgaaattgtttaaagaatCAAAAGAGGTCAGTTTATATGGGAAAATggtgtattttttattacattgaTAAATGTTCAATTTGTATTTTCAAGTTAAAACCTTCCTTTTATTGACTTCTTAACCAATGTTCTTAAGGCACACGTTAGCAAGAccttattatattaataatttctACCACAGGTGTAGTCCTTGACTTCGGTGCACTGCTTGATCGAGAGCCCATGCTGAAAAAGGATTCAAGATCATCTGCACCATTTAATTGATTCACTCTTGCAGCTGGAGCTCCTCTATCTTTGACTGGCTTAGCTGCTGAGTTTTGCTTAATCTCACCGGTGTTGGTATTTGCCTTTCTACTAGGATTACTCTGCACTCGGCCCTTGGCAAAGTTCTCAAGCTCGTCTATTGATGATGATAAACTTGAGTTGTTAACTGCATCAAAAAATGATATCAGAAACCAGAgccaatgataaaaaaaatggctATTCACGTCTTCTAGCTCAAGTATTTGAATGAATCTTTACTTGAGTTTGAAGCATTCACTGGCTTGGGAGGAGGCCTCAATAATGGGGAGGTGCTTGAGCTGCCACTTGTATGTTTCGAACTATTCTTAGTGATTTGCTCTAATGAGTCCAGgaatgattctgaagatgctgTGCTTGAAGAAGTTTCAAATACTAAAAATGGATCATCATGGGGTGTGGCAGTTGGTTTCCGAGGATTATTCTTCTCAATGCTAGCTTTcctgagagagagagaaaaaaaacatatcaagATACAGTGAGACAATACCAAAGTATGACGACGATCAATAAAAAGGTCAAAGAAAACATAGGctgttatttttaattcaagcgataaacaacaaaacacttgtaaatagaaaaaaaatgtcttacGTCCACTTAAAAATTAAGCAGAAAGAATAGTCAAAGATACTCCCAAATAATATTGACATCAAGAAGCATGTATTTGAAGTAGCTTCAACCAATGCATATGCCAAAAAGTGTAGTTCATGCATCAAAATTTCTACACATACACAGAACGAGGACACAGGTTGTGTGTTCAAACAAAGCATGGCTGgaaacatgaagaaaaagaacACTAAAACCAAATTCATAATTAACCTAACAAAGTATAGCTGTCCCAAAAATATGAACCACGCAAAATGAATCTAAATTTATCCACACAAGATCATGCAAACGAACAGTATCGTGCCCCTCATCAAAGTTGTTAAAAACACGAGATAAACTTATTACTTAAATATGATGTAAACTCGTAACAGATCAAGTTTGCAAGTTGACTCCACCTAGACAAAACGAGTTTACTTTAACTCTCAGGTTTGACAACCTTGCATGTCATCAATCTCAAATATTTCCTTCCAAAATATGAGAATATAGTCAAGGCCAAAATATTTACGGCAATCCATGATGCATCTTCAATACTTATATCGATAAGCTTTACTATAAGTGTAATGCTAATATCCTACTTACACAATGGTTTTATTTCTCTCTAAACAACATCCAAAGGTTACTGGGAGCAATGGAGCATGTACATGGTACTTTGTCTTCATCTATATGGATATGCCGATAAATTAACAGCTAAAAATTTATCATCATAATCAGTTGCTTTTCTGTCATAGTCCTTTTATCAGTAAAACAAACGATACATTCCAGACAGACTAATATCATGTGAATTACCATAAACTTTAGAATAAATTCTCCTTAACATCAATTCAATtcttcatatataaaaataaaaaaaaataaaaaaaaaaggaactgAAGACAAAAAAACCATACCCATTATTGGAAACGCTGCTTCCACCAAAGCCAGACATGAAGTCACCAAAATCATGCGATTTTTTAATCGAACTTTTAGAGTTTGTTGCATGCAATCCACCAATGTTATTTAATAAATCATCAACACCGACAGTTTTTTGATTGACTCCACCGAATATATCATCTACATAAACTTGAGACGACGAAGAAGATGTTGAAACCGATCCGAATATCGGATCATCGTCAAACGAAACTCCATAGCCGACCTTTGATTTGGTGTTTCCACCGAAGATATCGTCAATGGCATCGCCAAAACCCCCTGAGTGCTGTGGTTTAACGCCGAAATCAAAATCGAAAGTTGAATGTTGAGGAGATCTGGATCCGTTTTGGGATTGGAAGTGAGAATTGGTGGGAGGTGTGGGTGTGGATCGCTTTATGGAAGCCATTGGAGCTGATTTACCTTGGGGTTTCAATCCATATCGTTCGGTCAAAACACCAAACTCGTCCATGGTTGAAACAAAATGGATAGAACGGAAAATTGGGGTATAAGGTaggaaaaggaaaaatgaaTTGGGAAAATTGTGAGATGAAAAGTGTTGTGGCGGGAATAGAAAGTTAGTTAGGgaaatagatagatagatagagatAGGTGTAAGGTTAATATTAAGGATCCTATTTTCTATTTGTGTCTCAGAAtggaagagaaagagaagagatgAGGGTTTCTTCTTTTCCTattctctatttctctctttcttcactTCGCTGGCTGGGCTGCCGATGCCTTTCTGGTAGTGACCAATCACGCACAATCCTACGCGGTTATATTATTATTGCTTCCCAATAATTTCcacttttttgtcaaaaaaaaaaaacttctacaTTAAGGCACGTGTTAAAGGattgtaaataaattaaaatataagttttgtgtttaaaacattttttattttaatttctaatatatACGTCAGAATCATAATGATGCATTTGTTATAATCACAGGGTTCATCACGATTCTGATATATTCATCATGATACTAAGTGTGTTTTGCTGCAGAATATTCATGTAATCTGAATAACATGTTGTTTATATCGAGTATGTGATTTAATTATACAGAGTATTTGACTATTTCTAATGTGTGTGCTACAGATAAAATGTAATGtgtattgtttttaaaaatgagttttatgacaacaattatatcaaaatgTAGTAGGCGATTCTTGTCTGATTTTTTGTATCTATGAAGGTTTTAAAGAAGTCGTATCAACGTAAGGGAACTTTTGATTATTCTAGAGATAGTTATATGAGAATTTCCAACGAGCTCATTGAAAATTCTGGTTTGATAGACTTTTCGTTAAACGGTATATGGTTTATTGAGTTTCGTTTCGAGGATCAGGTAACGAGCAGACTTAACAAACTTTTTGTATATGGCAGTTGATGTAATGTATGAGATAATCGTTCCCAATGAGGAATTGGTTAGCAATTTTTCCTCTTTGTCAAGGGTGAATGGTAGTCTTCAATGGTAAATATCTTGTGGTTATGGTTAAAAGAATGTGATGTTAATACTAAGTTCTTCCATAATATGATTAAGAGAAGGAGTGATGATGCAATTTTAAGCATTAGTGTTAACAGATAAAGTGTGGAAGGGGTGAATGAAATTAAAGGTGAAGTCTTCAACcactttaaaaatcattttgaaaAGAGACATATATGTAGGTCAATTGTGTGTACAATGTCTATCAAGGGTATGTTAGAGTTAGACGGAGTTTCTTCAActcaacatttttctttggAGGAAATGTAAGAAGCATTGTGGAATTATGAAAGCTTCAAAATTTTTGGTCTCAATAGGATTAATTTTGggtttttaaaagaattttgggAAGACATTAAATAAGATCTTATGAAGTTATTTACTGATTTTCAAATCCATGGGAGGTTGGTGTGTGGCTTGAATAGTATTTTTACCATTGTAATTTCTAAGAAGATGAATTATCAAACTATGGTAGATTATAAACTAATTTCTCTGACTAGGTATCGT
It encodes:
- the LOC25489696 gene encoding auxilin-related protein 1, giving the protein MDEFGVLTERYGLKPQGKSAPMASIKRSTPTPPTNSHFQSQNGSRSPQHSTFDFDFGVKPQHSGGFGDAIDDIFGGNTKSKVGYGVSFDDDPIFGSVSTSSSSSQVYVDDIFGGVNQKTVGVDDLLNNIGGLHATNSKSSIKKSHDFGDFMSGFGGSSVSNNGKASIEKNNPRKPTATPHDDPFLVFETSSSTASSESFLDSLEQITKNSSKHTSGSSSTSPLLRPPPKPVNASNSINNSSLSSSIDELENFAKGRVQSNPSRKANTNTGEIKQNSAAKPVKDRGAPAARVNQLNGADDLESFFSMGSRSSSAPKSRTTPVDPMFDRQVNSKVKHEGSQRGPSGSPANPKKPSFTSSFDDLSLIFGASQSSEFEEVEGETEERRKARLGRHQRTQERALKAVADMNQRDLQSKLEQEERRRIADTVDVQIKRWAAGKEGNMRALLSSLQNVLSPDYGWQPVSLTDMITSASVKKVYRKATLCIHPDKVQQKGASLEQKYTAEKVFDILKEAWTKFNAEELR